The proteins below come from a single Prochlorococcus marinus str. MIT 9215 genomic window:
- the nadA gene encoding quinolinate synthase NadA has translation MTSITSTAKQKSVQKEEDLISEIKEHCKKANAIILAHYYQAPEIQEIADFIGDSLDLSRKAANNDADIIIFCGVHFMAETAKILSPNKTVLLPDIDAGCSLADDCPSDKFQKFRKENPDHYVVSYINCTAEVKAQSDLICTSSNAVSLIKKIPQDKKIIFAPDQNLGRWVQKNSGRDIKLWPGSCIVHESFSEEALLKLKYQNPGSKVIAHPECSQNLLILSDFIGSTSKLLDFVSKDTSKTYMVLTEPGIIHQMKKKEPNKIFIEVPDIEGCKCNECPYMKLNTLEKILDCLKNNSPSIELDPEIIRRAYIPIKRMLDMSI, from the coding sequence CTGACCAGTATAACTTCTACTGCAAAACAGAAATCAGTTCAAAAGGAAGAGGATTTGATTTCTGAAATAAAGGAGCATTGCAAAAAAGCTAATGCAATTATTCTTGCGCACTATTATCAAGCTCCAGAGATTCAGGAAATTGCAGATTTTATTGGCGATTCATTAGATCTATCTAGGAAAGCTGCAAATAATGATGCTGATATAATAATTTTTTGCGGTGTGCACTTTATGGCCGAAACTGCAAAAATACTTAGCCCTAATAAAACAGTCCTATTACCAGATATTGACGCAGGATGCTCATTAGCAGATGATTGTCCCTCAGATAAATTTCAAAAGTTCAGGAAAGAAAATCCAGATCACTATGTCGTAAGTTATATAAATTGTACTGCAGAAGTAAAAGCTCAAAGTGATCTTATATGTACAAGCAGTAATGCAGTCTCATTAATTAAAAAGATACCTCAAGATAAAAAGATAATATTTGCACCTGATCAGAACCTTGGGAGATGGGTACAGAAAAATTCCGGAAGAGATATTAAATTATGGCCTGGCAGCTGCATTGTTCATGAATCATTTAGTGAAGAAGCACTTTTAAAATTAAAATATCAAAATCCAGGTTCAAAAGTAATTGCTCATCCTGAATGCAGTCAAAATTTGCTAATTCTCTCAGATTTTATTGGATCAACAAGTAAGCTGCTTGATTTCGTAAGTAAAGATACATCTAAAACTTACATGGTATTAACTGAACCTGGAATAATCCACCAAATGAAGAAGAAAGAACCTAACAAAATTTTTATTGAAGTACCCGACATAGAAGGTTGTAAATGTAACGAGTGTCCATATATGAAATTAAATACCTTAGAAAAAATTCTTGATTGTTTAAAAAATAATTCCCCTTCTATCGAACTTGACCCAGAAATAATAAGAAGAGCCTATATACCGATAAAGAGAATGCTGGATATGAGTATTTAA
- a CDS encoding DUF3721 domain-containing protein, whose protein sequence is MSILSLSCSNKPVEKEMKMPMLFDTQEQAEKEAYKFGCEGAHQMGDKWMPCSMHKHNH, encoded by the coding sequence ATGTCAATTCTTTCATTAAGTTGTTCTAATAAACCTGTTGAAAAAGAAATGAAAATGCCAATGCTATTTGATACACAGGAACAGGCTGAAAAAGAAGCTTACAAGTTTGGGTGTGAAGGAGCCCATCAAATGGGAGATAAATGGATGCCGTGCAGTATGCACAAACATAACCATTAG
- a CDS encoding TPM domain-containing protein: MPSKINYLLGIFLSILVLTSHKPVLAINNPNLLPEEKTPVIDLAKTLSPNQKKSLEEKLNNLEIESGWKIKYLSQFESSPGSAIRDYWDLDETSLLIVADPRGGNLLNFNVGEAYFNFMPRLFWVELQTRFGNQYYVKDHGEDGAVLDAIDSVRICLERGGCQVVPGLPKEQYVWTLCTSILGGLVAGFASAPRKEGQVISIGFLALLSPLWGMLFGIFGLAPIISRTNDLLPLFKNGLAFTAAGIAGYILSQTLFSRYEKPKNT, translated from the coding sequence ATGCCTTCAAAGATTAACTATTTATTAGGAATATTTCTATCAATATTAGTTTTAACTTCACATAAACCCGTTTTAGCTATAAATAATCCAAATCTCTTACCAGAAGAAAAAACACCAGTAATTGATTTAGCTAAAACATTAAGTCCTAATCAGAAAAAATCTTTAGAGGAAAAGCTCAACAATCTAGAAATTGAAAGTGGGTGGAAAATTAAATATTTATCTCAATTTGAGAGTTCACCTGGTAGTGCAATAAGGGACTATTGGGATTTAGATGAGACAAGTTTGTTGATAGTTGCGGATCCTAGAGGGGGAAATTTGCTGAACTTTAACGTCGGAGAGGCTTATTTTAATTTTATGCCGAGGTTATTTTGGGTTGAACTTCAAACAAGATTTGGCAACCAATACTACGTTAAAGATCACGGCGAGGATGGTGCAGTATTAGATGCAATTGATTCAGTAAGGATTTGCCTCGAAAGAGGAGGATGTCAAGTTGTCCCGGGTCTACCCAAAGAACAATATGTTTGGACTTTATGTACATCTATTCTTGGAGGTTTAGTAGCAGGTTTTGCATCTGCTCCAAGAAAAGAAGGTCAAGTCATATCAATTGGATTTTTAGCTCTTCTTTCTCCCTTATGGGGAATGTTATTTGGAATTTTTGGTTTGGCACCGATAATATCCAGAACAAATGATTTATTACCTCTATTTAAAAATGGTTTAGCTTTTACAGCCGCAGGAATTGCGGGATATATCTTGTCTCAAACATTATTTTCAAGATATGAAAAGCCCAAAAATACTTAA
- a CDS encoding uracil-DNA glycosylase, which translates to MKRLVIGRGSVFADLLIIGEAPGAQEDLEGKPYVGKSGKLLKELLIKAGIDYEADVYFCNVIKCRPPNNRKPTTGEIKIHKPWLLQQIKLVDPKFILLTGSTAMRAILEVKDSISNLRGQWIKKDGREIMVIFHPSYLLRFPSKEINKPYHLTLKDLENVSGKLYAV; encoded by the coding sequence GTGAAAAGGTTAGTTATTGGTAGAGGAAGCGTATTTGCAGATTTGTTAATAATTGGTGAGGCACCTGGTGCACAGGAAGACTTAGAAGGAAAACCGTATGTAGGTAAATCTGGTAAGTTATTAAAAGAATTATTGATAAAAGCAGGGATTGACTATGAGGCAGATGTTTATTTTTGCAATGTAATTAAATGTCGTCCACCAAATAATAGAAAACCCACTACTGGAGAAATTAAAATTCATAAACCTTGGTTATTACAGCAAATAAAGCTAGTTGATCCAAAATTTATATTACTTACAGGTTCTACTGCTATGAGAGCTATTTTAGAAGTTAAAGATTCTATAAGTAATTTAAGAGGTCAATGGATTAAAAAAGATGGGAGAGAAATTATGGTAATTTTTCATCCTTCTTATTTGTTGAGATTTCCTTCAAAAGAAATCAATAAACCTTACCATTTAACTTTGAAAGACCTAGAGAATGTAAGTGGTAAACTATATGCCGTATAA
- a CDS encoding DUF3804 family protein, translating to MSNTKAIEDLINGYATSEDSSFLIPNVTEDFLAVRPSGNPISAKGLVGMFDSKDLVAESSELIKTHKIEIYGEIAYAVFTLNEIFSYKGNKNKDLSTYTCIFKNENGTWKYSWMQRSQGTTDMTTWE from the coding sequence ATGTCAAATACTAAAGCCATAGAAGATTTAATTAATGGTTATGCAACCAGTGAAGATTCTTCTTTTCTAATACCAAACGTAACTGAGGATTTTTTAGCTGTAAGACCAAGTGGAAATCCAATATCTGCTAAGGGATTAGTGGGAATGTTTGATAGTAAAGACTTAGTTGCAGAATCATCAGAACTAATCAAAACCCACAAAATTGAAATTTACGGTGAGATAGCTTACGCAGTTTTTACTTTAAATGAAATCTTCAGCTATAAAGGAAATAAAAATAAAGATCTTTCAACTTATACTTGCATTTTTAAAAATGAAAATGGTACTTGGAAGTATTCTTGGATGCAAAGATCTCAAGGCACTACTGATATGACCACATGGGAATAA
- a CDS encoding S41 family peptidase, with product MKIRKLLKKKFVILFATTFSGLFLNNFAEATVLNNSYKEVIDHVWQIVYRDFLDSSGKFQKSNWINLRKEVLSKTYSDSNEAYDAIRDMLSNLDDSYTRFLEPKEFNQMRIDTSGELTGVGIQIVKDKESDDLIIISPIEGTPAFDAGIKARDKILSIDNISTEGMNIEEAVKLIRGQRGTKVKLEILRDSQSFFKTLSREKIEIKSVSSKVNQTKNGLLIGYVRIKQFNANASKETRDAIKDLETKKVAGYILDLRSNPGGLLESSIDISRHFINKGVIVSTVSKDGLKETKKGNGQALTKKPLVVLVNEGSASASEIVSGAIKDNKRGKLVGKKTFGKGLVQSMRTLVDGSGLTVTVAKYLTPNGTDINKSGIIPDIEVKMNINPILQREIGTRKDKQYKVGEKELVNIIKRNNEISEFNPNTTNLNAFLKINKKDKVFALN from the coding sequence TTGAAGATAAGAAAATTGCTTAAAAAAAAATTTGTAATTCTGTTTGCAACAACCTTTTCTGGGCTATTTTTAAATAATTTTGCAGAAGCAACAGTTTTAAATAATAGTTACAAAGAAGTAATTGATCATGTTTGGCAAATTGTATATAGAGATTTTCTTGATTCAAGCGGTAAATTTCAAAAGTCCAATTGGATTAATCTAAGAAAAGAAGTTTTATCAAAAACATATTCAGACAGCAATGAAGCATATGATGCGATTAGAGATATGCTTTCTAATTTAGATGATTCTTACACAAGATTTTTAGAACCTAAGGAATTTAATCAAATGAGAATTGATACCTCTGGTGAATTAACTGGAGTTGGTATCCAAATAGTAAAAGATAAAGAATCTGATGATTTAATAATTATTTCTCCCATAGAGGGCACACCTGCATTTGATGCTGGAATTAAAGCTAGAGATAAAATATTATCTATAGATAATATTTCTACTGAAGGTATGAATATTGAGGAGGCCGTGAAATTAATAAGAGGACAAAGGGGTACTAAAGTAAAGCTTGAAATTCTTAGAGATTCTCAATCCTTTTTTAAAACTTTATCAAGAGAAAAAATTGAAATAAAATCTGTTTCGAGTAAAGTCAATCAAACAAAAAATGGCTTGTTAATTGGCTATGTAAGAATTAAACAATTTAATGCAAATGCATCAAAAGAAACTAGAGATGCTATAAAGGATTTAGAAACAAAAAAAGTCGCAGGATATATTCTTGACTTAAGAAGTAATCCAGGAGGTTTATTAGAATCAAGCATTGATATCTCAAGGCACTTTATTAATAAAGGAGTAATAGTAAGTACAGTAAGTAAAGATGGTTTAAAAGAAACGAAAAAAGGAAATGGTCAAGCTTTAACAAAAAAGCCCTTAGTTGTTTTGGTTAATGAGGGTTCTGCTAGTGCTAGTGAAATAGTTTCTGGTGCAATAAAAGATAACAAAAGAGGAAAATTAGTTGGGAAGAAAACGTTTGGTAAAGGTCTAGTGCAATCCATGAGAACTTTAGTTGATGGTTCAGGTCTAACTGTTACAGTCGCAAAGTATTTAACTCCGAACGGCACTGATATAAATAAATCTGGAATTATTCCAGACATAGAAGTAAAAATGAATATAAACCCTATTCTCCAAAGAGAGATTGGAACTAGAAAAGATAAACAATATAAAGTGGGTGAGAAAGAGCTAGTAAATATAATTAAAAGAAATAATGAGATAAGTGAATTTAATCCAAACACTACAAACCTTAATGCATTCCTTAAAATTAATAAAAAAGATAAGGTATTTGCATTAAATTAA
- the aroB gene encoding 3-dehydroquinate synthase, giving the protein MNKRKILVPLGEKSYEVTLEAGILNNISEELLKIGITKKRKILVISNEEISNLYGKKFLNNLKDNKFQAKMFLIKAGESYKNLKTLSEIYDVAFEFGLDRNSIIIALGGGIVGDVSGFAAATWLRGIEYIQIPTTLLSMVDSSVGGKTGVNHPKGKNLIGAFNQPKAVFIDPETLKSLPKREFSAGMAEVIKYGVIRDKELFEYLEIDKNKNELINLKNEYLIKIINSSIKTKSHVVSQDEHENGVRAILNYGHSFGHVIENLCGYGKFLHGEAISIGMNIAGKIAIEKGLWSKEELERQRVLLESYDLPTEIPKINKEDVLTILMGDKKVRDGKMRFILPKEIGAVDIYDDVEDSLFLKFFS; this is encoded by the coding sequence GTGAATAAGAGAAAAATATTAGTCCCATTAGGTGAAAAGTCATACGAAGTAACTCTAGAAGCAGGGATACTGAATAATATCAGCGAAGAACTCTTAAAAATTGGAATAACAAAGAAAAGAAAAATACTTGTGATTTCAAATGAAGAAATATCAAATTTGTATGGTAAAAAATTCTTAAATAATTTAAAAGATAATAAATTTCAGGCCAAAATGTTCCTTATCAAGGCTGGAGAATCATATAAAAACTTAAAAACCTTAAGTGAAATATATGATGTAGCATTTGAATTTGGCTTAGATAGAAATTCAATAATTATTGCCCTTGGAGGAGGAATTGTTGGAGATGTAAGTGGTTTTGCTGCTGCGACTTGGCTGAGAGGTATCGAATATATTCAGATTCCAACAACATTATTATCAATGGTTGATTCATCTGTGGGAGGAAAAACAGGCGTAAATCATCCAAAAGGAAAAAATTTAATTGGAGCTTTTAATCAACCTAAAGCAGTTTTTATTGACCCAGAAACCTTAAAAAGTTTACCCAAAAGAGAATTTAGTGCTGGTATGGCTGAAGTAATAAAATACGGAGTAATAAGAGATAAAGAGCTTTTCGAATACCTAGAAATTGATAAAAACAAAAATGAACTGATAAATCTCAAAAATGAATATTTAATTAAAATAATTAATAGTTCAATTAAAACAAAGTCTCATGTTGTTTCTCAAGACGAACATGAAAATGGTGTTAGAGCAATATTGAATTATGGTCATTCTTTTGGTCACGTTATTGAAAATTTATGTGGATACGGCAAATTTCTGCATGGTGAGGCGATATCAATTGGTATGAATATTGCGGGGAAAATAGCAATTGAAAAAGGGTTATGGTCTAAAGAAGAATTAGAGAGACAGCGAGTTCTCTTAGAGAGTTATGATCTTCCTACCGAGATCCCAAAAATAAATAAAGAAGACGTTCTAACAATACTTATGGGTGATAAAAAAGTTCGTGATGGCAAAATGAGATTTATATTACCGAAAGAAATTGGTGCTGTTGATATATATGATGACGTAGAAGATTCATTATTTTTAAAGTTTTTTTCTTAA
- a CDS encoding 5-(carboxyamino)imidazole ribonucleotide synthase, producing MSFKKNINVIKKNYSLGIIGGGQLALMLTEAAKKRDLEVCVQTKSCDDPAGSKADHVIEADPLKIRGNKSLINECEKIIFENEWIKIDKLNLIGNNDIFVPSLNAIKPLVDRFSQKRLIDRMNIPCPKWISIEDFKNLSDEEINNWTFPLMAKSNKGGYDGKGNRKIKTKEDLDSFLTENNSDEWLIEEWIEYEKELALVGSRDRTGKIRFFPIVETFQSNHVCDWVLAPGTNEYDLNLFAINIFSSIVNELNYVGVLAIEFFYGDNGLLINEIAPRTHNSAHFSIEACTSSQFDQYVCISSGIMPPEIKMNCEGAIMINLLGLKNNFPISMETRIKMLSEIEGSNIHCYGKSREILGRKMAHITFLLNGKTHSERYDEAQVLLTMVRDIWPSPNG from the coding sequence ATGAGTTTTAAAAAAAATATAAACGTTATTAAGAAAAATTATTCCCTAGGAATAATTGGAGGTGGTCAGTTAGCATTGATGTTAACCGAGGCAGCAAAAAAAAGAGATTTAGAAGTATGTGTGCAAACAAAATCTTGTGATGATCCTGCTGGTTCAAAAGCAGATCATGTCATAGAAGCTGATCCTTTAAAGATAAGAGGTAATAAATCATTAATTAATGAGTGTGAAAAAATAATTTTTGAAAATGAATGGATAAAAATTGATAAATTAAATTTAATTGGCAATAATGATATTTTTGTTCCAAGCCTTAATGCAATTAAGCCATTAGTAGATAGGTTTTCTCAAAAAAGATTAATAGATAGAATGAATATTCCCTGTCCAAAATGGATAAGTATTGAAGATTTTAAAAATCTCTCGGATGAGGAAATCAATAATTGGACTTTTCCTCTAATGGCAAAATCAAATAAAGGTGGATATGACGGCAAAGGGAACAGAAAAATCAAGACAAAAGAAGATTTAGATTCTTTTTTAACAGAGAATAATTCTGATGAATGGTTAATAGAAGAATGGATAGAGTATGAAAAAGAACTGGCTCTTGTTGGTTCGAGAGATCGGACCGGTAAGATAAGATTCTTTCCAATAGTTGAGACATTCCAATCAAACCATGTTTGTGATTGGGTTCTTGCACCTGGAACAAATGAATATGATTTGAACTTATTTGCAATAAATATTTTCTCTTCAATAGTCAATGAACTTAATTACGTTGGAGTTTTAGCTATTGAATTTTTTTATGGCGATAATGGTCTTTTAATTAATGAAATAGCTCCTAGAACACATAACTCAGCTCATTTCTCTATTGAAGCTTGTACTTCAAGTCAGTTTGATCAATATGTTTGCATTTCTTCTGGGATAATGCCACCTGAAATTAAAATGAACTGTGAAGGGGCAATTATGATAAATCTACTGGGATTAAAAAATAATTTCCCAATCTCAATGGAAACCAGAATTAAAATGTTATCTGAAATTGAGGGCTCTAATATTCATTGTTACGGCAAATCTCGAGAAATTCTGGGAAGAAAAATGGCTCACATTACATTTTTATTAAATGGTAAAACGCATTCAGAAAGATATGATGAGGCACAAGTTTTGTTAACTATGGTACGAGACATATGGCCATCTCCAAATGGATAA
- a CDS encoding SAM-dependent methyltransferase — protein MNSLPANNPDWLVKKIIKMGGTISFYDFMNFALNDPINGYYGSGKAELGVRGDFVTSPSLSDDFAFLVGKQIEDWLIQFKSSFLSNQTLSITEFGAGDGSFMSGLIKYFLKKSKNFLEGVSFVIIEPNEGMVEKQKNKLEEFLNLGIDILWKGLDEVEENNINGIVLANEVLDALPVERITFLKGKLIRQAVSIDKKSNKLFFDKMPITLELEKSFELAKSELGITIPPEDALEGWTTEWHVDNSKWLEAIYGKINNGILLIIDYAKEAKKYYNSKNSDGTIVSYENQKMKNNVLDSPGNCDLTSHVCIETLINDAESLGFNTDGITKQGEALLALGLAERLYGIQKEFKENLSNALLRREALLRLVDPVCLGDFKWFVFKKFNEKKMNIKSTCLR, from the coding sequence ATGAATAGCTTACCCGCGAATAATCCAGACTGGTTAGTAAAAAAAATAATAAAAATGGGTGGGACTATAAGTTTTTATGACTTTATGAACTTTGCATTAAATGATCCTATTAATGGTTATTACGGCAGCGGTAAAGCTGAGTTAGGCGTTCGAGGAGATTTTGTCACATCACCATCTTTATCTGATGATTTTGCTTTTTTGGTGGGTAAACAAATAGAAGATTGGTTGATTCAGTTCAAAAGTAGTTTTTTATCTAATCAGACATTATCTATAACTGAATTTGGAGCTGGAGATGGAAGCTTTATGAGTGGATTAATTAAATATTTTTTAAAAAAGAGCAAGAATTTTTTAGAAGGAGTTTCTTTTGTAATTATTGAACCTAATGAAGGGATGGTAGAAAAACAAAAAAATAAATTGGAGGAATTTTTGAACTTAGGTATTGATATTTTATGGAAAGGTTTGGATGAAGTAGAGGAAAATAATATAAATGGAATAGTTCTAGCAAATGAGGTTTTGGATGCTTTGCCAGTAGAAAGAATAACCTTCTTAAAGGGAAAATTAATTCGGCAAGCAGTTTCTATAGACAAAAAATCTAATAAATTATTTTTTGATAAAATGCCAATTACACTTGAATTGGAAAAAAGTTTTGAACTTGCTAAAAGTGAGTTGGGAATAACTATTCCGCCTGAAGATGCTCTTGAAGGATGGACGACAGAATGGCATGTAGATAACTCAAAATGGTTAGAAGCTATTTATGGGAAAATCAATAATGGTATTTTATTGATAATTGATTACGCTAAAGAAGCTAAAAAATACTATAACTCTAAGAATTCTGATGGGACGATAGTTTCATATGAAAATCAAAAAATGAAGAATAATGTCCTAGATTCTCCTGGAAATTGCGATTTAACATCTCATGTGTGCATAGAAACTTTAATTAATGATGCTGAGAGTCTTGGATTTAATACTGATGGAATAACTAAACAAGGAGAGGCTTTGTTGGCGCTTGGATTGGCAGAGAGACTTTATGGGATTCAGAAAGAATTTAAGGAGAATTTATCAAATGCTCTTTTAAGGAGAGAGGCATTACTTAGACTCGTAGATCCTGTTTGTTTAGGTGATTTTAAGTGGTTTGTTTTTAAAAAGTTTAATGAGAAGAAAATGAATATAAAATCAACCTGTTTGCGTTAA
- a CDS encoding DUF1651 domain-containing protein has product MTLGGANVWTNFSYGYRNESPSGWLLSPDRSRLILFIRNKKSPRNSMRIFAHTYYANDLGEPMAIKSSTQMYLDNAWDKWHDLQLEGWTFEELELPESV; this is encoded by the coding sequence ATGACTTTAGGAGGAGCTAATGTTTGGACTAATTTTTCTTACGGTTATCGTAATGAGTCACCAAGTGGTTGGTTGCTTAGCCCAGATCGCAGCAGATTAATTTTATTTATAAGGAATAAAAAATCTCCAAGAAATAGTATGAGAATCTTTGCTCATACATATTATGCAAATGATCTTGGTGAGCCAATGGCAATTAAGTCTTCCACTCAAATGTATTTGGATAATGCTTGGGATAAATGGCATGACCTTCAATTAGAAGGTTGGACTTTTGAAGAACTTGAATTACCTGAATCTGTATGA
- the ispG gene encoding (E)-4-hydroxy-3-methylbut-2-enyl-diphosphate synthase, which produces MSLTQSKEVNSLSKRYSTHIERRITRTVMVGDIAIGSDYPVRVQSMINEDTMDVENAYLAIKRLHDVGCEIVRLTVPSLAHAKAVGDIKAKLLENNINTPLVADVHHNGMKIAMEVAKHVDKVRINPGLFVFEKSDPTRTEYTDEEFETIKQTILKRFTPLVEVLKAENKALRIGVNHGSLSERMLFTYGDTPLGMTESAMEFVKICDELDFHNIIISMKASRAPVMMAAYRMIADRLDSEGYNYPLHLGVTEAGDGDYGRIKSTAGIGTLLAEGLGDTIRVSLTEAPEKEIPVCYSILQSLGLRKTMVEYISCPSCGRTLFNLEEVVDKVRNATSHLTGLDIAIMGCIVNGPGEMADADYGYVGKGKGTIALYRRKEEIKRVPEDEGVNALIQLIKDDGNWIDP; this is translated from the coding sequence ATGTCATTAACTCAATCAAAAGAGGTTAATAGTCTCTCCAAAAGATATTCAACTCATATTGAGAGAAGGATAACTAGAACAGTAATGGTTGGGGATATAGCTATTGGAAGTGATTATCCAGTAAGAGTTCAATCGATGATAAATGAAGATACTATGGATGTCGAAAATGCTTACTTAGCTATCAAAAGACTTCATGATGTAGGTTGTGAGATAGTGAGATTAACTGTCCCTTCCTTAGCACACGCTAAAGCAGTAGGAGATATAAAAGCAAAATTATTAGAAAATAATATCAACACCCCCTTGGTAGCTGATGTTCACCATAATGGTATGAAAATTGCAATGGAGGTTGCAAAACATGTTGATAAAGTAAGAATTAATCCAGGATTGTTTGTGTTTGAAAAATCAGACCCTACAAGAACTGAATATACTGATGAGGAATTTGAAACTATTAAACAAACAATCCTTAAAAGGTTTACCCCTTTAGTTGAAGTTTTAAAGGCTGAAAACAAAGCTCTAAGGATTGGAGTTAATCATGGGTCTCTATCTGAGAGGATGCTTTTTACTTATGGAGATACGCCATTAGGAATGACAGAATCTGCGATGGAGTTCGTCAAAATTTGTGATGAGCTTGATTTTCATAACATAATTATTTCTATGAAAGCTTCAAGGGCTCCTGTCATGATGGCAGCTTACAGAATGATTGCAGATAGGCTTGACTCAGAAGGATATAACTATCCATTGCATTTGGGAGTGACCGAAGCTGGAGATGGTGATTATGGAAGGATTAAAAGTACTGCAGGAATTGGAACGCTTCTAGCAGAGGGATTAGGAGATACCATTAGGGTTTCTTTAACAGAAGCCCCAGAGAAGGAAATTCCAGTTTGCTATTCAATTTTACAATCTTTGGGATTAAGAAAAACGATGGTTGAATATATCAGTTGCCCTAGTTGTGGAAGAACACTTTTCAATTTAGAAGAAGTTGTAGACAAAGTTAGGAACGCTACTTCACATTTGACTGGTTTAGATATAGCAATAATGGGATGTATAGTAAATGGACCAGGAGAAATGGCAGATGCTGATTATGGTTATGTTGGTAAAGGCAAAGGAACTATTGCCTTATATAGAAGGAAAGAAGAGATAAAAAGAGTACCTGAAGATGAGGGTGTTAATGCTTTAATTCAACTCATTAAGGATGATGGGAATTGGATTGATCCTTAA
- a CDS encoding TIGR04168 family protein, which translates to MVGDCHGQWSELDLKVLSIIKPNIVLFVGDISNGSVKIIKKINEIKIPTFVILGNHDRGKDSTGETLSKQIRVLGEKYCAWDLKVFNNQINLLSARPCSSGGGYYLSKEVKGVYGPITEQDSINKIIKCSEKTVEDIPLIIMSHAGPSGLGSEPKSICGKDWKLPSLDWGDRDLSVAISQIQKRRKVDLVIFGHMHNRLKRNLGLREMFKIDSKGTIYFNTAVVPRYKTDKDGKLLINFSWIEFEKKGLRNVSHRWYSESGEIREEDKFF; encoded by the coding sequence ATTGTTGGTGACTGTCATGGTCAATGGTCTGAATTAGACTTAAAAGTTTTATCGATTATCAAACCAAATATTGTTTTATTTGTGGGTGATATTTCTAATGGCAGTGTCAAAATAATTAAAAAAATCAATGAGATCAAAATTCCTACTTTTGTGATTTTAGGAAATCATGATAGAGGGAAAGATTCTACAGGGGAAACTCTCTCAAAGCAGATACGTGTTCTTGGTGAAAAATATTGTGCATGGGATTTGAAAGTTTTTAATAATCAAATAAATTTATTGTCTGCTAGACCATGTAGTTCTGGCGGCGGGTATTATCTTTCGAAAGAAGTTAAAGGTGTTTATGGACCAATTACCGAACAAGATTCAATAAATAAAATTATCAAATGTTCTGAAAAGACTGTAGAAGATATACCTTTAATAATTATGTCTCATGCAGGTCCCTCGGGTTTAGGTTCAGAACCTAAAAGCATTTGTGGTAAAGACTGGAAATTACCCTCACTAGATTGGGGAGATAGAGATTTGTCTGTGGCTATTTCTCAAATACAAAAGAGAAGAAAAGTTGATCTTGTGATTTTTGGTCATATGCACAACCGGCTTAAAAGAAATCTTGGTTTAAGAGAGATGTTTAAAATTGACAGCAAAGGAACAATTTATTTCAACACTGCCGTGGTGCCAAGATATAAAACTGATAAAGATGGGAAATTACTAATTAACTTTTCATGGATTGAGTTTGAAAAAAAAGGATTAAGAAATGTTTCTCATCGATGGTATTCAGAGTCTGGTGAAATTCGTGAAGAAGATAAATTTTTTTAG